The genomic region TGATCGCGGCTTTATCCTCCCTCTCTCCCCCCAAAGCCGCGTGGCGCCCCGGTTCATTCCGGGGCGCCTTTCTTTTGCGCGATCGACAGCCAAGGCCGCATGGTTAAAACTAAAGTAAAATTTATGTAAAATTGTTTATATAGTCGGTAAATCAAAGTCTATGGCTGAATTATCCAAGTGTAGAAAAGTATAATATACGGCATTGATTTACCATTATTGAGTCGGATATTTGCATCCGTGCCAATATTGGCCTAGTATCGATTTTGTTTGATACTTTATTGCGTCTCTGCGTACTCGCAAATCTGGAGTATATGCGATGTCATTATTTAAGAGAGTGCTTAATAAAAATCATGTTATCGGCGCCGCCGTTGCGGCTGTTGTTCTGATCACACCCGCCGTTGCTTTCGCGGCGACGGCCTATGTTTCGGCGGCGGTCAATATACGCTCCGGGCCGGGCGCCAATTATGCCCGGCTGGCGGCGCTTCCCGCGGGTGCCGCCGTCAATGCCGGTTCCTGCCGCAACGGCTGGTGCCAGGTTTATAACGGTAACGGCACCGGCTGGGTTTCGGCGCGTTATATCCGCTTCGGTTCCTATGGAGGCCAGGCCTATGCCGCGCCGTCCACGACGACCGTGGTCGTCGATAATGGCTATTATGACAGCTGGGCGCCGGGCTTCGGCGCTGGCCTCGGTGTCGGCTGGGCCACCGGCGGCTATTGGGGCCCCGGCTATTGGGGACGAGGCTGGCGCGGCGGCCCGAACTACTACAATGGCTGCATCGGCCGTAACTGCCAGTCCTGGCGCGGCAGGCATAATCGCTGGGATCCGCGCTGGGGCGTCGGCCCCGCATGGCGGACCCGGCAGGCTGGCCATTACTGGGGCCCGGGTCCGGTAAGGCCGCGCTTCAACGCCGGCGGCTTCAACAGGCCCGCATTCAATCACGGCTTCGGCGGATTCGGCGGCGGTCATTTCGGCAATGTGCGCCCGATGCATGCTGGGCGCTGATCGCAACCCCTAATCGAATCGGCTCTGTCAGGTCATCCTCCTCCCTCCTCCCGTGACCTGATGGGCGGCCCGCCGACACCCCGCCGGCGGGCCGCGCTTTTTGGGAATTTTCGATAATCACCGGCGAATGCGCGGCGCTGTCCGCTCAACCTGCGCGAGCGGTTGCAGGAGTGTGGTAACGTTAATACTCCGTTGACTGAAATGGTCCATATCTAGCGTTGTCGCTTGGAGTTCTGTTCTCCCCATGGTAATCCCTGAAACGTCCTGGGCTGGGGGTGTGAACGGGACGCTGCCAGGCGACCGCATAGACAGGAACCGGACAGTAACGCGTATGACTTGGAGTAACAGGACGATACAGGGAAAGAGCATCGCCATGCTTTTGCTGGCGGCGCATTTTTCCTCGCTCACGGTGTCGCCTGCGCTGGCATTCGAGCTGTTCGGAATTCGCCTGTGGGGCGAGGACAAGAAGGAAGACCCGGATATCATCGACCCGAAGACCTATACGGTCGAGGTCACGACCACGGGCGACCGCAAGAATGCGGACGGCACTGAAGCCGATCTGAAATCCATCATCGAAGGCGCGTCGGGCCTCGTCGCGGATGCGGAGCGACCCGCTTCGGGTTCCGCCGGACTGCTCGCCAAGGCGCGCGGCGACTATCGCCGCATCCTGGCCGCGCTCTATGGCGAGGGCCGCTATGGCGGCACCATTTCCATCCTTGTCGATGGCCGCGAGGCGAACGAAATTCCGCCCGATGCGGACATTCCAAACGATCCGAAGATCGCGATCACCGTCGATCCCGGCCCGCAATTCCTGTTCGCGCGCACCGCGATCTCCAACATAGCGCCGCCGCCGGTCGACAAGCGCGATCATGTACAATCGCCCGAAGAGGCCGGTTTTGCACCGGGACAGGTAGCGCGTTCGGGCACGGTCATCCGGGCCGAGCGTCTCGCTGTCGAGGCATGGCGCCAGCAGGGCTACGCCAAGGCGCGCGTTACCGATCAGGATATCGTGGCCGATCATGCCGACAATCGGGTTTCCGCCGATATTTCGCTCGATCCGGGCCAGAAGGCGCATTACGGGCCGGTCAGCGTGGTCGGAACGGCGCGCATGGACCCGCAATTCGTCGCATGGATGACGGGGCTGAAAGAAGGCCAGGAATACGATCCCGACGATATCGAGAAAGCCAAAAAGCGTCTCGGCCGCATGGAAGTCTTCCGCGCCATGAGCTTCGAGGAAGCCGAAAAGATCGAGCCGGACGGCAGCCTGCCAATGACGCTCAACGTGCAGGAGCGCAAGCCGCGCCGCTTCGGCTTCGGTGCCGAATATTCGACCATCGACGGCTTCGGCCTCACCGGAT from Brucella intermedia LMG 3301 harbors:
- a CDS encoding SH3 domain-containing protein, producing MSLFKRVLNKNHVIGAAVAAVVLITPAVAFAATAYVSAAVNIRSGPGANYARLAALPAGAAVNAGSCRNGWCQVYNGNGTGWVSARYIRFGSYGGQAYAAPSTTTVVVDNGYYDSWAPGFGAGLGVGWATGGYWGPGYWGRGWRGGPNYYNGCIGRNCQSWRGRHNRWDPRWGVGPAWRTRQAGHYWGPGPVRPRFNAGGFNRPAFNHGFGGFGGGHFGNVRPMHAGR